The Gemmatimonadota bacterium genome has a window encoding:
- a CDS encoding patatin-like phospholipase family protein has protein sequence MSKTILVLGGGGTKGIAHVGAWRAIEEAGLAVDEVVGTSIGSLIGSLIAHRMPLDEMERRARLLRKEQIIGINRWALLFNGIRQASVFRDDPFRGYLAEVLPAERFEELPIPLAVNAVDLETGLAEWFGADGRHDVTLAEAIYASSALPPFFPPATIGGRLFVDGGVREVLALSRAKERGADLVIAIDVGAGPVKDALDVVSKGMIAIQHRVNDIVTYTRRQARLQLWSGARLVYVRPRLDGYSTFDFDSTDYFLEEGYRATCEVLKRQGMGRRAAG, from the coding sequence ATGAGCAAGACGATTCTGGTCCTGGGCGGCGGCGGTACCAAGGGCATCGCCCACGTGGGCGCATGGCGCGCCATCGAGGAAGCCGGCCTCGCGGTCGACGAGGTCGTGGGCACCAGCATCGGCTCCCTCATAGGCTCGCTGATCGCCCACCGCATGCCGCTCGACGAGATGGAGCGCCGCGCGCGCCTGCTCCGCAAGGAGCAGATCATCGGCATCAACCGCTGGGCGCTCCTGTTCAACGGCATCCGCCAGGCGTCGGTGTTCCGCGACGACCCCTTCCGGGGCTACCTGGCCGAGGTGCTGCCCGCCGAGCGCTTCGAGGAGTTGCCCATCCCGCTCGCCGTGAACGCCGTGGATCTGGAGACGGGTCTCGCCGAGTGGTTTGGCGCGGACGGCCGCCACGACGTAACGCTGGCCGAGGCCATCTACGCTTCGAGCGCTCTGCCGCCGTTCTTCCCCCCGGCGACGATCGGCGGCCGGCTTTTCGTCGACGGCGGAGTCCGCGAGGTTCTTGCTCTGTCGCGAGCCAAGGAGCGTGGCGCGGACCTGGTGATCGCGATCGACGTGGGCGCGGGCCCCGTGAAGGACGCCCTCGACGTCGTGTCGAAGGGCATGATCGCCATCCAGCACCGGGTCAACGACATCGTGACCTACACGCGCCGCCAGGCGCGCCTGCAGCTCTGGTCGGGTGCCCGGCTGGTGTACGTGCGGCCGCGCCTCGACGGCTACTCGACTTTCGACTTCGACTCGACCGACTACTTCCTGGAAGAGGGCTACCGGGCGACATGTGAGGTGCTGAAGCGCCAGGGCATGGGGAGAAGGGCGGCCGGGTAG
- a CDS encoding HEPN domain-containing protein, producing MRNDDLARDYVRRAAVRLTTLEVLAAAESWADVVRESQELVELALKGLLRSVGVHPPRIHDVSDVLLAERARLPAELADEVEALADISRQLRRDRELAFYGAEDLTPTAFYSADDAARAAEQSRRVVELVRPHVLR from the coding sequence GTGCGCAACGACGACCTCGCCCGGGACTACGTGCGCCGCGCGGCCGTACGCTTGACGACCCTCGAGGTGCTGGCCGCGGCCGAGAGCTGGGCCGACGTCGTTCGCGAGTCGCAGGAGCTCGTCGAGCTGGCTCTGAAGGGGCTCCTGCGCAGCGTCGGAGTCCACCCACCGCGCATTCACGACGTGTCGGACGTTCTCCTCGCCGAGCGCGCCCGTCTCCCGGCCGAGCTCGCCGATGAAGTGGAAGCCCTGGCGGACATCTCCCGGCAACTGCGTCGGGACCGAGAGCTCGCCTTCTACGGCGCCGAGGACCTCACCCCGACCGCGTTCTACTCGGCGGACGACGCCGCCCGGGCCGCGGAGCAGTCGCGACGCGTGGTGGAGTTGGTACGGCCGCATGTGCTGAGGTGA
- a CDS encoding helix-turn-helix transcriptional regulator — translation MSTRKQEAVRGGSGNVFADLGLPEAEELLAKAELASRIGRIIKGRHLTQAEAATVLDTTQPSVSNLIRGRIDGFSMERLIRFLNALDRDVEIVVKRRPRSRAVARTRVAPA, via the coding sequence ATGAGCACGCGCAAACAGGAAGCGGTCCGAGGTGGCAGCGGCAATGTCTTCGCCGACCTGGGGCTTCCCGAGGCCGAGGAACTCCTGGCGAAGGCGGAGCTGGCTTCCCGAATAGGCCGGATCATCAAGGGGAGGCATTTGACGCAGGCTGAGGCCGCGACCGTGCTCGATACGACGCAGCCGAGTGTCTCGAATCTGATCCGCGGAAGGATCGACGGCTTCTCGATGGAACGACTGATTCGGTTTCTCAACGCGTTGGATCGCGACGTGGAGATCGTGGTCAAGCGTCGGCCACGCAGCCGGGCGGTGGCGCGGACTCGAGTAGCCCCCGCGTAG
- a CDS encoding MBL fold metallo-hydrolase codes for MLDRAIAAQGGESLLSDLDQVRVRLSGPYSTAYAGENPSPNGSPPHITRHLDITIQKKADRYSYGSRFDNADINSTLNGSNSNFTFIYTPDSRFLYFPKIRKSTSGFAPASIAGSARFYVPHLIVAELAANRDQLTWVGEGTLDGHPVDRIHYATGLSGYRIFLFRSDTGHLVGLERPAVDARRGDIVQRVRITGYHTVAGQDVPGRFTAGSDKETFYDYQYDEYDLSAAISDSVYSPPPGYEIIRNTPFPGRRLRSLTGNVHIYGPTQTMIVEFESEVVVVGLPFDVLEKIREVVGEKPIRVGIPTHHHDQHVAGMRAFVKAGIPIMTTARNRAYFDQLARARFDLDPDAQSLDPREPVFQIVDDRHVFDDGTTRLEIINIGPVGHADDMYVAYLPKEGIVFTADLFEFNPEAIPPTVGAYYHDLAVANLRALKSAVPNATTLVRAHRYTMPMAELEALIDSGSH; via the coding sequence GTGCTGGACCGCGCGATCGCCGCTCAGGGCGGTGAGAGCTTACTGTCGGACCTCGATCAGGTGCGGGTCCGACTCTCCGGTCCGTACTCGACGGCATACGCGGGCGAGAACCCGAGCCCCAACGGCTCCCCACCGCATATCACCCGTCATCTCGATATCACGATCCAGAAGAAGGCGGATCGCTATTCATACGGATCGCGCTTCGACAACGCCGACATCAACAGCACGCTGAACGGCAGCAATTCGAACTTCACCTTCATCTACACACCGGACAGCCGGTTCTTGTACTTCCCCAAGATCAGGAAGTCCACGAGCGGATTCGCGCCGGCCTCCATTGCGGGCTCGGCGAGGTTCTACGTCCCCCATCTCATCGTGGCGGAGCTTGCCGCGAATCGGGACCAGCTGACGTGGGTCGGCGAGGGTACGCTGGATGGTCACCCCGTCGACCGCATCCACTACGCGACCGGGCTCTCCGGCTACCGGATCTTCCTGTTCAGGTCGGACACCGGCCACCTCGTAGGGCTGGAGCGGCCGGCCGTCGACGCGCGGCGGGGTGACATCGTTCAACGAGTGCGAATCACCGGGTACCACACCGTCGCCGGACAAGACGTGCCCGGGAGATTCACGGCTGGCTCGGACAAAGAGACGTTCTACGACTACCAGTACGACGAGTACGACCTGTCGGCCGCGATCTCCGACAGCGTCTACTCGCCGCCTCCGGGCTACGAGATCATCAGAAACACGCCCTTCCCCGGCCGCAGGCTCCGCTCACTCACGGGCAACGTCCACATCTACGGGCCCACTCAAACGATGATCGTCGAGTTCGAGAGCGAGGTCGTCGTGGTCGGCCTCCCCTTCGACGTCCTGGAGAAGATCCGCGAGGTGGTTGGAGAGAAGCCGATCCGGGTCGGGATCCCGACCCACCACCACGACCAGCATGTGGCCGGGATGCGGGCCTTCGTGAAGGCCGGGATCCCCATCATGACGACCGCACGCAACCGCGCATACTTCGACCAACTTGCGCGCGCCCGTTTCGATCTGGATCCGGACGCGCAGAGCCTGGACCCGCGCGAGCCCGTCTTCCAGATCGTCGACGATCGGCACGTGTTCGACGACGGGACGACGCGCCTGGAGATCATCAACATCGGTCCCGTGGGTCACGCCGATGACATGTACGTGGCGTACCTCCCCAAAGAGGGGATCGTCTTTACCGCCGACCTGTTCGAATTCAACCCGGAGGCGATTCCTCCGACGGTGGGGGCTTACTACCACGACCTGGCGGTCGCGAATCTGAGAGCCCTCAAGTCGGCGGTACCCAACGCGACGACCCTGGTCCGGGCTCATCGCTACACGATGCCCATGGCGGAGCTGGAGGCCTTGATCGACTCAGGAAGTCACTGA
- a CDS encoding winged helix-turn-helix domain-containing protein — protein sequence MKRSGQVVRFGPFEFDFDERVLRRDGEPVPLQPQPTEVLAALLDKPGRLVPRAELQEAVWRYRSASLDPGLNFLVRQVRRGLGDRANPAVYVETVHRRGYRFIAPVESAGASSHASSPSNRSRAVFGSAAAVLVVLAGAWAGWGHWNRGVAGELSGATLQEPTRTTFEAARWLYEQGEFARSLVRLDSVRMAEPTFGEAWSLTARARIQLDELEAARSAAERAIAIDDEDAAAYDALGVALFYLSRGALALRAFERAVELKPRTARYRQWYAQTLANALRFDEAIFQLEEARRVDPVANLVGVDLAGVYLAAGRYQDALAFCSASLELAPDGERWARDCLMSAHYFLGESGQALGQSRGLMRLEGATDAEVAGTRSMPAYFSWDLARIDRAREEGAGFNPFTRARATARLRDRRATLDGLQRLGADRDPGLQWAPRDAWFRFLHGDPEFEAILREAGLPVPRPESHPRTLARQ from the coding sequence GTGAAACGTTCGGGTCAGGTCGTACGATTCGGACCGTTCGAGTTCGACTTCGACGAGCGGGTCCTGCGGCGCGATGGGGAGCCCGTGCCCCTACAGCCGCAGCCGACGGAGGTGCTCGCTGCCCTTCTGGACAAGCCGGGGCGATTGGTCCCGCGCGCCGAGCTTCAGGAGGCCGTCTGGCGGTACCGCAGCGCCTCGCTCGACCCGGGACTCAATTTCCTCGTGCGCCAGGTGCGGCGGGGCTTGGGAGACCGCGCCAACCCTGCCGTGTACGTGGAAACCGTCCACCGCCGCGGCTACCGGTTCATCGCCCCGGTGGAATCGGCCGGCGCGTCGAGCCACGCCTCGTCTCCCTCCAACCGTTCGAGGGCCGTGTTTGGGTCAGCCGCGGCAGTCCTGGTGGTCCTTGCCGGTGCCTGGGCGGGTTGGGGTCACTGGAACAGAGGCGTGGCGGGCGAACTGAGCGGGGCGACACTCCAGGAGCCGACCCGCACCACCTTCGAGGCGGCACGCTGGCTCTATGAGCAGGGCGAGTTCGCGCGCAGCCTCGTTCGCCTGGATTCCGTGCGCATGGCGGAGCCGACCTTCGGGGAGGCCTGGTCACTGACCGCGCGCGCCCGCATCCAACTCGACGAGCTCGAAGCCGCGCGATCCGCCGCCGAGCGGGCGATCGCGATCGATGACGAAGACGCCGCGGCATACGATGCGCTTGGCGTCGCCCTGTTCTACCTCAGCCGAGGCGCGCTCGCCCTTCGGGCCTTCGAGCGCGCCGTCGAACTCAAGCCTCGAACCGCGCGCTACCGGCAGTGGTACGCCCAGACGCTCGCGAACGCGCTCCGCTTCGACGAGGCGATCTTCCAGTTGGAGGAGGCTCGCCGAGTCGATCCCGTGGCAAACCTCGTCGGGGTCGACCTGGCCGGGGTCTACCTGGCTGCGGGTCGCTACCAGGACGCCCTGGCCTTCTGCTCCGCCTCCCTGGAGCTGGCGCCGGACGGAGAGCGCTGGGCCCGGGACTGCCTCATGTCCGCCCACTATTTCCTGGGCGAATCCGGCCAAGCGCTAGGGCAGTCGCGCGGCCTCATGCGCCTCGAGGGGGCCACCGACGCCGAGGTGGCCGGGACGCGGAGCATGCCCGCGTACTTCTCGTGGGACCTGGCGAGAATCGACCGGGCACGAGAGGAGGGAGCGGGGTTCAACCCGTTTACCCGCGCGCGCGCCACGGCCCGGCTCCGGGACCGCAGGGCGACCCTGGACGGGCTCCAGCGTCTCGGCGCCGACCGCGATCCCGGTCTCCAGTGGGCGCCGAGGGACGCGTGGTTCCGTTTTCTGCACGGCGACCCTGAGTTCGAAGCCATCCTTCGCGAAGCAGGCCTTCCGGTGCCGCGGCCCGAGTCCCACCCCCGGACGTTGGCTCGTCAGTGA
- a CDS encoding glycoside hydrolase family 5 protein, whose amino-acid sequence MDPGSARLAVASLGITAMVLASCRQAPQPPSETEQVDTQAESLSGAPEPLAELRRGMNVLYYDPGWGERGPIPLGDTVTAAWRFQQSHFEAIRGGGFDFVRVNLRAFPHMAVDYDYYTMDAEYGINPAFLELVDWVVNSATEAGLSVILDGHDYEVCGESAALCRQRLLFFWGRIASRYQDAPPSVLFELLNEPLGELDVDTWNALFPEILAVVRETNPTRRVIIGSVRWSDFSTIPTLELPEGDPNIIATFHYYHPTRFTAQGNPRVSRRTGVTWGSDADRAQIASDFDTVAEWSRLTGRQVLLGEFGVASRVPMDLRVDWTAAVAREAERRGFAWAYWAFHGSRPAWDADRDGWVEEIHGALIPRTP is encoded by the coding sequence ATGGACCCAGGTAGCGCGCGGCTCGCGGTGGCGTCTCTCGGCATCACGGCAATGGTACTTGCCTCCTGCAGGCAGGCTCCCCAGCCACCCTCGGAAACGGAGCAGGTCGACACGCAGGCAGAATCGCTCTCGGGTGCCCCGGAACCTCTGGCGGAGCTGCGGCGGGGCATGAATGTGCTGTACTACGACCCCGGGTGGGGTGAGCGGGGGCCGATACCGCTTGGCGATACCGTTACGGCAGCCTGGCGATTCCAACAGTCACACTTCGAAGCGATACGCGGCGGCGGCTTCGACTTCGTCAGGGTGAATCTTCGCGCGTTCCCCCATATGGCCGTCGATTACGACTACTACACCATGGACGCCGAGTACGGCATCAACCCGGCGTTCCTCGAGCTGGTGGACTGGGTTGTGAACAGCGCTACGGAAGCGGGTTTGTCGGTCATTCTCGACGGCCACGACTATGAGGTCTGTGGGGAAAGCGCAGCCCTGTGCCGCCAGCGCCTCCTGTTCTTCTGGGGACGGATCGCGTCGCGCTACCAGGATGCGCCGCCTTCCGTGCTGTTCGAGCTGCTCAACGAACCGCTCGGTGAGCTGGACGTCGACACGTGGAACGCTCTTTTCCCCGAGATTCTCGCTGTGGTCAGGGAAACGAATCCCACACGCCGCGTGATCATCGGTTCGGTCAGGTGGAGCGACTTCAGCACGATTCCAACGCTCGAGCTGCCCGAGGGCGATCCCAACATCATCGCCACCTTCCACTACTATCATCCGACCCGGTTCACGGCGCAGGGCAACCCGAGGGTTTCGCGGAGGACTGGCGTCACTTGGGGGAGCGATGCGGACCGGGCGCAGATCGCATCGGACTTCGACACGGTGGCCGAGTGGTCGCGCCTGACGGGACGCCAGGTACTGCTCGGTGAGTTCGGTGTGGCGAGCCGCGTGCCGATGGACCTGCGGGTCGACTGGACCGCGGCCGTCGCGCGGGAGGCCGAGCGCCGCGGCTTCGCCTGGGCATACTGGGCGTTCCATGGCAGCCGCCCTGCTTGGGACGCGGACCGCGACGGCTGGGTTGAGGAGATCCACGGGGCCTTGATTCCGCGGACCCCGTGA
- a CDS encoding alpha/beta fold hydrolase: MSGKRSSGGKARLRRAAAGLVILVAAAQGVSVAWALLPIGDRRFSGVRLSEIPSGAYQEVDFANPAAGLRLAGLLFVPEGPGPFPGAVIIHGSGTSQRDNGWYLTLVSYLRERGVAVLLPDKRGSEQSGGDWRTSSYEELATDALAALRFLSEQDRVDTTRVGLVGLSEGGHIAPLAAARSAGVDFVVNVVGAAVPMHELLVYEETHNLRQLGVLPGLSDLMAIGTAYALRKGSKRAFWDAVGNFDVLPHWRALSVDGLVLYGELDTNVPSAASAARLRSLGKPNIAVRVFEGSGHALEDPPEQGNSIFREDALEEIRAFVAGSKGGRR; this comes from the coding sequence TTGAGCGGGAAGCGATCGTCCGGCGGGAAGGCGAGACTCCGAAGAGCGGCGGCGGGCCTCGTCATTCTCGTGGCGGCGGCCCAGGGGGTCTCGGTGGCATGGGCGCTCCTTCCGATCGGCGACCGTCGCTTCTCGGGTGTACGGCTCTCCGAGATCCCCTCCGGCGCCTACCAGGAGGTTGATTTCGCCAACCCCGCGGCGGGCTTGCGCCTCGCCGGGCTGCTCTTCGTGCCCGAAGGACCCGGTCCGTTCCCGGGCGCCGTGATCATCCACGGCTCCGGCACCAGTCAGCGCGACAACGGGTGGTACCTCACCCTCGTGAGCTACCTGCGGGAACGCGGCGTCGCCGTGCTCCTCCCCGACAAACGCGGATCGGAGCAGTCCGGGGGCGACTGGCGCACCTCGAGCTACGAGGAGCTCGCGACCGACGCGCTCGCGGCGCTCCGTTTTCTCAGCGAGCAGGACAGGGTGGATACGACCCGCGTCGGCCTCGTCGGGTTGAGCGAGGGGGGACACATCGCACCCCTCGCGGCAGCCCGGTCCGCCGGCGTCGACTTCGTGGTGAACGTGGTGGGCGCTGCGGTGCCGATGCACGAGCTGCTCGTCTATGAGGAGACGCACAACCTCCGCCAGCTCGGCGTCCTTCCCGGCCTGTCGGACCTCATGGCGATCGGGACCGCGTACGCGCTGAGGAAGGGATCGAAGCGCGCATTCTGGGACGCTGTCGGGAACTTCGACGTCCTGCCCCATTGGCGGGCCCTTAGCGTGGACGGGCTCGTCCTGTACGGGGAGCTCGACACGAACGTGCCCTCCGCCGCGAGCGCCGCGCGTCTTCGGTCGCTGGGCAAGCCGAACATCGCGGTGCGGGTCTTCGAGGGATCGGGGCACGCGCTCGAGGACCCGCCGGAGCAAGGCAACAGCATCTTCCGCGAGGATGCGTTGGAGGAGATCAGGGCGTTCGTCGCGGGATCGAAGGGAGGACGAAGATAG
- a CDS encoding toxin-antitoxin system HicB family antitoxin, which yields MPSGRFVLRIAPRLHARLRAEAEKAGVSLNAHCAGRLESPAAQSFGPGGVVLGRSTEVLDSTPLGVVAFGSWARGDATEDSDLDVLVVVGEQTAIDRSLYRRWDAEPLAWEGRRVDAHFSHLPHAGAAISALWADVALEGIVLFDPDLAISRTLLALRRRIMEGGELIRREVHGQPYWVGAG from the coding sequence ATGCCATCGGGCCGGTTCGTGCTGCGTATCGCCCCTCGGCTGCACGCGCGACTCCGCGCAGAGGCCGAGAAAGCCGGTGTGTCGCTGAACGCCCATTGCGCGGGTCGGCTCGAGTCTCCCGCGGCGCAGTCGTTCGGCCCGGGAGGCGTGGTTCTCGGGCGCTCCACCGAGGTGCTCGACAGCACACCGCTCGGGGTCGTCGCGTTCGGATCCTGGGCACGGGGCGACGCGACGGAAGACTCCGATCTGGATGTGCTCGTGGTGGTGGGCGAGCAGACCGCAATCGACCGCTCGCTGTACCGGAGGTGGGACGCGGAGCCCCTCGCGTGGGAAGGCCGGCGGGTCGACGCCCACTTCTCGCACCTGCCGCACGCCGGCGCGGCGATTTCGGCCCTGTGGGCGGACGTCGCCCTGGAGGGGATCGTTCTGTTCGATCCCGACCTCGCGATATCCAGAACGCTGCTGGCGCTGCGCCGCCGCATCATGGAGGGGGGCGAGCTGATCCGGCGCGAGGTCCACGGTCAGCCGTACTGGGTGGGGGCCGGCTGA
- a CDS encoding antitoxin VapB family protein yields MAVKTITIDMPAYDALKRRKRPGQSFSDVIKEHFTRGVTGAELLRALVDLPVDASALDAADELVRGRASDQATAPEL; encoded by the coding sequence ATGGCCGTCAAGACAATCACCATCGACATGCCCGCTTACGATGCCCTCAAGAGGCGCAAGCGCCCGGGGCAGTCGTTCTCGGACGTCATCAAGGAGCACTTCACGCGAGGGGTCACGGGAGCCGAGTTGCTGCGCGCCCTGGTTGATCTCCCGGTCGACGCCTCCGCTCTCGATGCCGCCGACGAACTGGTGCGGGGCCGGGCGTCCGATCAGGCGACGGCGCCCGAGCTGTGA
- a CDS encoding IS481 family transposase encodes MPWRTQTIMDERARFVFEAERSNLPFAELCRRYGISRPTGYKWVDRRRDDGVVGLEDRSHRPHSCPHATPPQIEKRIIELRKRRRWGAPKLRTLLAREFDSVPSISTIHRILERHDLVRRRKPRRHSERPGRTPFVADRPNALWTADFKGQFRTQDGELCYPLTVQDAYSRFLLDCRGLLRPTIDKTMPVFRRLFRTYGVPDRIRTDNGQPFASAVTLGRLSRLSVWWIELGIAPELTQPGKPQQNGRHERMHRTLKREATRPARKHLAAQQTAFNTFRRTFNDVRPHQALDQKTPAACYEPSERSYTPTPLPLTYPAHFEVRLVSSIGGIRWKSRTVWVSELLARCEIGLERIADDLWAVYFGPRHLGWLDESDFRIMKLRRRSTLT; translated from the coding sequence ATGCCGTGGAGGACCCAGACCATCATGGACGAACGAGCCCGCTTCGTCTTCGAGGCCGAGCGTAGCAACCTGCCGTTCGCCGAGTTGTGCCGGCGCTACGGGATCAGCCGTCCCACCGGGTATAAGTGGGTGGACCGCCGTAGAGACGACGGCGTAGTTGGCCTGGAGGACCGCTCGCATCGGCCCCACTCCTGCCCGCACGCGACACCGCCCCAGATCGAGAAGCGCATCATCGAGCTCCGGAAGCGACGACGCTGGGGGGCTCCGAAGCTCCGGACGCTCCTCGCGCGAGAGTTCGATTCCGTCCCGTCCATCTCGACGATTCACAGGATCCTCGAGCGTCACGACCTCGTACGGCGCCGCAAGCCTCGCCGCCACTCCGAGCGGCCCGGGAGGACGCCCTTCGTCGCCGATCGACCCAACGCCCTGTGGACCGCGGACTTCAAGGGCCAGTTCCGAACTCAGGACGGGGAGCTCTGCTACCCACTCACCGTCCAGGACGCCTACAGCCGCTTCCTCCTCGACTGCCGCGGCCTGCTAAGACCCACGATCGACAAAACGATGCCCGTCTTCCGACGACTCTTCCGCACCTACGGCGTCCCCGACCGCATCCGCACCGACAACGGACAACCCTTCGCCTCAGCGGTCACCCTCGGGCGCCTCAGCCGCCTCTCCGTCTGGTGGATCGAACTCGGCATCGCCCCCGAGCTGACCCAGCCCGGCAAGCCGCAGCAGAACGGCCGCCACGAACGTATGCACCGCACGCTCAAGCGCGAAGCGACCCGGCCCGCCCGCAAACACCTCGCTGCCCAGCAGACGGCGTTCAACACCTTCCGCCGGACCTTCAACGACGTCCGGCCTCACCAGGCGCTCGACCAGAAGACTCCCGCCGCATGCTACGAACCCTCGGAGCGATCCTACACGCCCACACCGCTGCCCCTGACCTACCCAGCCCATTTCGAGGTGCGCCTGGTCTCCTCGATCGGCGGTATCCGCTGGAAGTCCCGAACCGTCTGGGTGAGCGAACTACTCGCCCGTTGCGAGATCGGACTCGAACGAATCGCGGACGACCTCTGGGCGGTCTACTTCGGGCCCCGCCACCTCGGCTGGCTCGACGAATCCGACTTTCGCATTATGAAGCTTCGCCGACGTTCAACACTCACCTGA